In Megalops cyprinoides isolate fMegCyp1 chromosome 12, fMegCyp1.pri, whole genome shotgun sequence, the sequence GGGGCGCATGCTCATTTACACTGTCTACTAGGTCAACGGCACTAAAAGGAGTCTGATCCGCGAATGCGGGAAATTCCTTCTTTCAGGTGGAGCGGGGAACTTCCTTGCCCCGGCCATGCTGACTGTTTGACACACTTTCAAACTGGGTCAACAGAACGATGAACCCATTCATCACAGAGGGTCTGGGTCTAATTCATACGCTCTCCTTAGTCACACTTAAGAGGCCGCAAGATGCATATATTATCTCTGGTCAGGCATTCATTATTTGCTCAGATCAGGCAGTATGTGGACTGTTTTTATGGAGACTCATGCAGTAGTCCATGCTACgcaggagagagtgaaaggtggctgtgtgcatgtgtgtgtgtgtgtgtgtgtgtgtgcgtgcggcGTGATTATGTGTATCTAGAGCATTATTTCCCTAGTACTGTTTGCACTTCCTATATTGCACATAATACCCGTTTCTAAATAAATTGGTCAAGAAGGCTCACCAAAATTTGTGCAGTTGCTTGCTATTGCATGATGGAAGAGCACAGATGGATGCGTGTGCTTTTGCTATTCTTGGTTTGGAGACACTGCAATAAAAAGATTTCAGCAACCAATGCCGATTGTCTGAGCATCTGGTGTGCAGCTTGGTAGGTAGGATATGTATATTTAGCAGGAACTGTCCTGATATGAGAAGAACACCATGCTGCCTGCATGAACATGTCCAGCTCCATTTGACCTCTCGGGGGTTGAGGTTGGGGACCCTCCTCCCTACCTGCTGTTATATCTGGGGTTCAGCAACATGCCAAGGGCCCCAGGGACTCTGCAGTAGAAACAGCACTGGCTTATCTCAGGTATATCTGAACTATAAGGTGGGTCAGTGGAAACATCTCAGGTATGGCTCACTTGTAAGGAGGGCCACAGGAAATAACTGACCTACAGCTAAGATGGGTCAGTGGAAACACGGCTCTCAAGTCAATGATCAGATTGGGACTTGGATCCTTCAGCATTATTTTAGTGGAGAGGCTGCTGTTTGAAAAGCAGGACATTCTGTTCAGGTCAGCTGCACAAAGGAGTCTCCTGCTTCTGATTAGTTGGCACggcctgtcaatcactgtcagAAACATCCCCTTACCATCAGGCCTGAAATCAACCTATCCCCCAGCTGAATCCAGCGCCCTGCCCAAACATCCTCCTCCCCCATTTCCATGGTAACTGTCCCTCTGGAGATGAGTGCTGGCAAACCCCCAGTGTGTAGCGTGTGTGCCAGGGGTTTCCAAGACGACAAGCCAGAAAATTAGCAGCTAATGTAGCCATGCGTCAGGGAAAAACAGACTTTGGTTTTTTGTGTGCTCCAGCTCACAGCATCTTCTGTCTGGGATGCGCTGCtgtctcgtgtgtgtgtgtgtgtgtgtgtgtgtgtgtatgtatgcttgCATGTTCAAACATGTGACACACAGCATGcgcatgtgtctgtatatgtgagTATgcgtgtatatttgtgtatgtctgtgtatgtatatatgtgtgtgtgcctgtttgtgtgcgtgctaAGGCCCAACACATCAGTACTGGGTGAAAGTGTGTCTATTCATgtgataaatatattttactgctCTTGCATATGTTAGATTTGTAGCACCAGATTGGTGCTAGTATTTTAGTCTGACCTACAGGTATACATTTAACTAGAATCACATTCACCCCAGTGATATATCTGCCATTGGTTAATAATTCACAATGCTCAGAAAGATGGCACTGCATAGGTTTCAGAGGATCTGAGGGGTGGGTGAAAGGTATTTGCTGGTATATGTAAAGGTACATCAATCAGCTTCTGTGCTAGACTGGCTGGGTGAATAAACTATGGCTGGAAAAGAGAAGGTGTGGGGGTAGTTGCTGTTCCTCACACACACGGATGAGCAcgtacatacatgtacacacgtacacacacatacagcttcCCTCAAGACATTCAAAGTCATTTCACGCAAGTCATGTCCACCTGGAGCACCGTGTGGTACAGCATCATTAGACAGCTCAGTGTCTGGAATAGCTGTACAGATGTGCGCAGACGGCAGCTCATTAGCTATGGCCACGCCTCGTAGCGCACGCCAGACACGCCCTTCCCTGGCAGCTCCCAGCGGCATGCATCTGTTCGCTCACCATTGGTCCCCACCTGCAAGGACTGCTGCCGCTCCTCTCCCCCTGGGGAATATTAATACACTACACTGAGCAGCAAGATCACATAAATGAGGTCTTACAGCGCTGTAAACGCAGTTGACAAACTCACATAATCGCAGTTTTATTGCTGCTCAGTACATATCATGAGGAGaaacactgtctctctgtggtgctTTGTAGAAGGAGGGGGAAAGCAAATTACAAGATGTCCTTACACCCAAAAATCcctgttttttatgtttctctcTAAGATCTTAGAATTTGGTCTATGATGATAAATGTACTTCTGGTCCTGCCCAATGGGATCAGCGTCAGCCTTGAAACCTTTGTTTCTGTTAACTGTAACAAGATTGGTGTATCTGTGCTTGAGGAGGTACACAATAACGCTAATCACTTGTAATCAGCTGATCTGTTCAGTGACTCTGGCATGTGAAATCACACCAATCACAGTTTTGGACCACAGCTTCATGCAGACAGAATCTAGGGAGACTTTGCTCTGTTGTGATAAATTTAGGAGCAGCAGGGTCTTTCACCTGGGTCCAATCATTTAAAAGCATATTTTGCATTCATGTGCAacgctgacctctgacctctggcaTTTGCCACCTGGGTCTCTGATGTATGCCTTCAGCAGCAGTTTAAATCAGGTCTCAAGgtatttttgttacataaaGCTTATCGCTTTTCTGCACCGTagtatttttttgaaaagcacttGAAATGCTGTACTTGACTGATGGGCTGCATTTTGATATCAGCAATCTTTTTTATGCAACACACAGACTCCCGAGTtctattttttcctctgtgagtgGGAGTATCAGGCTGACATTGTCACGTGAGGATAGCTTTCCTACGCCAGAGGAGAGGCAGTGGGTGACCTCAGGTGCCCTCAGATCCTTTACATGGCCCTCCTTCATCCCACCGGTGAAAGCGCTGGGATTCCACGCGCAGCATATTAAACCGGTAAATCTTGCGAATGGAGACCGCGCTGtagacacaaatgcacaaacaccgCGCTGAGTTAAGATGGATGATAAAAGCCTGTGCATTCGAGAGAAGGGAACTTTAAGTTAGCTGTCTGAGTGAGGACATATTTGATCACTATCATAGTGAACGCATTTCTGCTGCTGATATATTTATTGGTTTACTCTTGCAAAATAGGTCCTTCTCTACATTGAAAGTCTCAGGTCTTCTTGATCTGTCACTAGTGCTCCAGTTTAGAAATTTACTTTGCAATGGAGAAATGGATGATAAAGATACTGCATAATAAACTTAACTGTCAAGGATATTTGGCAATATTCAAGAACATTACATGTCGAACCTTACCAGAGGCAATGTAGAAGTTTCTGATGTTTTACAGTGAGAGTTGTTCATATGGTAGtactgaaaaatacagtagaGAATGTAACCCAGAAATTTCTCCAATTCTGATTTTGACTCAAAGAGCACCTGGAAGCAGGGTATGCTAATCTGCCAGTTGTCAGATACATTTCTGTCGGTTacagttctgtgtttgtttctttttttctgctcagttTTGTACATGCTAATCATGGCAGTAAATAAgttaacataaacataacaatTATGGCACTACACGAACAGAAAAGCAGTGTATTTCGcattcagagacacagagaggatcAACAACCGTGACCGGACTGAGGCAAATGCAGTGAGCGAAAATGCGGTTACGCAACGTTGGATTTGGCAGGGGCGCAGGCCCGCAGCATTGCTCTGCTGGCAGACTGCCACTGGacccctgcctgtctccctctgaGGACATCTATGGTGGGAGgcagccacaccccccccccccaccccgccccctgcGTCCTCTCACCCAGTTTGCACCCCATCCTGGCTTTCCCGGGGAATTCCAGAGTATTTCTGTGACTCACGGGACATCAGGCTTCGGCCTCGATCAGGCTTCCTTCAGCAGCTCATCTCAGGGGGTCTTCATACATGCCAGAACGGGCAGCGTATGCTGCCTTAACCAAGTAGCAGCCTGAGACACACAGATAGATGGAGTGCTGCTGGTGTGTATTTCCCAAAAGGAGaactatacacacatacatacttacatgcacacacacgcacttacatacacagacacacacacgcatacacaaacacacatacacacatgcatacacaaacacaaatacacacacatgcacacatacacgtacacacgcatacacaaacacatacacacgcacacacaaacactaatgTGCTTTCCAGACTTGTAGCTGATGTTCACTGGGGTTTTAAATAAAGATGCTGCTATTTTTAAATTAGTAATATTAGCCAGTGAGATTGTTATTTGGGCAGCAGGCTAGTTAGAATTATCTAGATCTAGCTACATGCATCAAACAAGAATGGTGAATGTTTCTTCAGACTTTTTGTTGAAAAAGCGGTTAGGGATACATTGTGATTGGCTTCTTGGTGGAACTATTTTCAACGCCTTCCTGGTGAAGTGAAAGAACTACCTCCTACCGTGTGACCTATGCCCTACATGTGGTGTCTTGTTACCATATCGGGAGAACAGTGGACAACATTTTTCAGTCGTTCCTGTGTAACTTGAATTTCCTTAAAGGTcctatttgaaaatgtacaaatactATCAATGTGATGTGGTAATGGAAGagaaacagcaaacttcaaGTGAAGCAGTTTGGCATATCTAGGTCAACACCTGTTGGACTAATTGAGTGCATACAGAAGCAGAAAGACCAGATCCTGAGCAAGAATGGTATTTTGCAGGTTGACATAGAATCCGACTAAAATTCACTGTCTGCCATTGGTTCAAAATTCATCCACTCAGCTCCTGATTTTGACCAGGTTCACAgcttcattgttgtttttgaagCACAGCTTAAAACCAGTTTCTTTGGGCTCATGTTTCATGGCTAATGTTTGCTAACCATTACACAGAATTACAagtactttacatttatttttgcatagtATGGTATTTTGTGTGCTTAAAACCTATGATCATTTATCCAGTGCCAATTTGACCAGGGAAGTCGGAGTGAAGAAttgaacacaaacactgagaACTACATAGCAAAACTCCTGACAAGAGACAAGCTAAAGACCCAGGTCCCCAACTCAGGAATCCTATTATACTCCTGCAGTGATTCTGTGGGTGGTGTCACCTCCTTGCAGAAGACTCTCATGCTTTTCTGAACACCCTTATGCCAGCTTTTCCATGTATTGTACCATGCAATATTTATCCACTCAGAGTTGACAGGCCTCTGACCAGATATGACAACTGATACCCGCCCCATTACCAGATCAGTCATTCTGAAGGAATCTTCTGTTCGTCACATCCAGTCACTTAAACTTATCGTCTAgtttctgtcaaaaaaaacaccatgccCCTACTTGGCTGCTCACTTGGCAAAGTCAATGCTAACCATCTACAAACTAACAGCACTCCTCGGTCGGCATGAACTGTTCTGGAAACACCTCGTAAGCTTGACAGAGGGAATGGACTTTAGTTGGAAAACACCTGGTAAGTTTAACAGAGGGAATGGACTTTAGCCTGATACTCAGCTCTTTCACTTCCCGCTCTCTGTAGGAAAGGGAAGGGGGGCGGACGACTGGGctttcagtgaaaaacagcCGAGGAGGATATATTTACCCGTGCAActcccacccaacccccccaacatCCCCCCTTGACCCCCATCTGGAGTTTCTCCCAGGCAGAGCTGCCAGGGAGAGGTGAGAGTAGTAACCTTCGCTCTAGTTTCCTTGCCGGGGGTTCATTCAGTTTGTTCCATCACACTGCAAATAACCtggctctctcccctctctccctggctcACCGGCGCATTGCACAACCAAACCCCAGCCGCTGGGGTCACAGTCACCTAGTTAGGCCTCCCCCGGCCCTGCCCTGAGGGCCGCACGCACTGTGCAGGCTGGTTTACCTTCCAGCTGGCTGTCCCATTAATTAGCTTTGAACCTCTTTTGTCAGATAACAGGAGCATTCATTGAATCAACTCGTTTTCCCGATTCAACGCAAATGTGTTCGTCCTCTCTGCTAATTTCGTTGTGGCAGTATATCTGCAGTCATCATCTGCAATAACGCCGCTTTTCAGAGCTTATTAAATGTAGGTCAGGCGTTAATGGGAGTTTTCTGGTTGCAGTCTGACTTCTGTTTATCAGGTTGCAGAGCCAATCACGGACAACAGACCCCAATGCAAACAACTTTCAAACCAGCTGatttacaacaaaataacaacaactaaaaaaaacatacaacaagTGGGAAAACTTACGTTTCgcaatgtaagtgtaaatgaggtagttattttaattgaatttaacaTCTCTTTCCTGGATTATCTGGAACCGACAGTATCTTAGTTTACACGCCCAGCTCTTACAGAGCAGTCAGACTGACAACACTCCTAGCCAAAGAGACTGCAGAATAACAAGTCCCCTACGAATTGCCTCCCGCTCTCCGGCGAGTCCATATTTGCTCAGGTGGCTATCATTTACAGCGGCTCTAATCCGAATTATCTGGCATCACAAACCAGGAAGGCCTGATTTTGCTGAGGGGCtacagaatttaattttttaaaattttgcttTTGCTTAGTAAAAACACCAGGGTCTTTTTGAGGGTTAACGGGTAGCAGCACAGGGATGAGGTCGTCCCCTCTTCTGTGAGCCGCACCTCAAAATTCCTTGAGGGGTGGCTGTTTACATTTCTGCCGAGAGGAGTCATCGGGTTCAAAGCTGAAATCTGGAAGGGGGAGCAGGGGTAGACCAGCATGGGGCTGCTCTACGTCTGAAAACATTTGATTTACATGCGACGGGAGAAGGAGTCCTTTGTCTTGCACGTTACCGTTTTTCCCCACACCGTTCTTGCAATCATGGCAACATTTAGCGagttcacatttttcacagggTGGTGAGGAACGGTCTGGCCTGCGCGCAAACACGTTTCCGTCACACTCCGCATCTGCACGATACGTGTCAAATGCTTTTAATGCTGTGATGTTTATGCTGTAAATGGCtgaaggtgggggaggggagagtcAGACATCACAGGAACCTGCAGAAGTGGGGATGGGGAGGCGGAGCTGCTCTCATGGTTGGGCGTTGTTTGTCACTACAACCATATGGGTGGCAACACACATAGTTATATATTGGTTTACAAACAACGTATTCAGATTTCCGCCTTTGAGCAGGAGATGACAAGACAACGCTGCTCCTTATATTGTTAAACGTTTATTTGGCAGTACCAGTTtaatacaactacaacaacaacaggcTGATGACGAAATTATGATGTTGCAATCAACGCAAACATTCGTCGAACAATTGCAAGTACACTGAgctgaattaaaaataacagctttAAAGTCCAATCAGCCTTTATAATCTCATTTCGTACTATCTCCACAAATGGATATACTAGTTCTATATTGTTTAACGGCACGCTTTAACTGCGCCGCAATCTGTGTGCGCGCTTTCCCGGTAGGACAAAACCAGACGTCAGAAAGGATCTCACGATTCCGCCTGTTCAGCACTGCGACCTTTCCCCCAGTTTTCATGCTCGCAGTTCAACGGGTTTATTCTGACACCACTGACTCCCCCGGTACGCCCTCCAACAGCCACGCACCCTCTCTCCTCCAATCAGGCCGCGATCACGCACTGATCACGCGCTACCTTCAATCCCATTGGACGGCGTCCTacccatgtttgtttttcattggtaGCATGTTGCCACCCGCCAGTCTGCTCcgaattttgtttttcttttttttccgtaTTGTTTGACACAGCTGAGGTTGGACTCAgttggcagagagagagagcagatttAAATACATACTCAGTGTGAACCGAGCGGGCGCGTCGGTACCCGTTGTCTTTGTTCCATTGTTTctcgatacacacacactgaaaaaggCAACATCTGGGCAAATGCAGACATTTGTAACGCGTCAGACTTCAGATGTGGAACAGTTAAGCGGGGTAAGAACATTTTGTTCGATGTCTTTGGAGTAGCTATGTAACTAGCTCTGTCTGTTCAGTTTCATGTGGAACTGTGTGCGGGGGTTCGTTTGTTATGATCATGTAGctaagctagccagctagtacACTATCGTTTGTTTTACATTAGATATCAGTGCGTTGTGCTTTTTTCTTGAGGAAAGACTGTTGTCACTGTCACTTCTGAAGCTAGAATTTTGAATAGATTATTCACTTGGCTGACTATCAGTCAAGCCAGACCCAGCTCGTCTAACAAACAACAGTAATCAAGCCAGGTGCTCTAACAAGGAAAAGTTAGCAAATGTTCAGATGCCATTCATGTTGCCTGTGAAGCATGGAGATTACTAATTTTATAACCAACGTTATCAAGGATGTGGAGCAGCATGAACAAGAGCTAATCAGTTGTATCAGCTAAATTATGGGTAATGATAATGCGTGCCGTATTGTGGTGCCTACAGCCCCCAGGTTAGAAGCAAACGACTCCTGTCTTAGGAAAGCTACTTTAAAATTACTGCTCTGGAAGCCACCTTGCTTTTGTGAATGTTGTTGCAAAGGAGGTTTATGGACACTAAGtaactagaaaaaaaacaatataggCTCCATAGCCACGCCAAACATGCCTGTTTACATAGTTGTAAGAGCCGAGGTGTGCTGTCTCATTGTTATTGTCTTGCCAGAGAAAGCGTGCATGGCTCATGTGATGTGTTTGAAACGGTAGACGTCCccgtagattttttttttgggggggggagtggctACAGGTCGTGCATTTCTACCTGCAGGGGATGAGGCGGTGTTTCAGAACTTCCTGATGCGCTCACCACGCAGTGGGCCGCGCATGCATGTCCCGCGGGGCAGTTTGCCATAGACGTCACTCTTTAGTCTATATTTGGCCGTGGGAGGTTCCCTGCCTCGTAGTTGACAGCTATGTGAGACATGGGTGTAGCCGCATAACGGTTGCTCTGTAGCCCCGGTTTACCCACCATAGTGTCAGAAGCTCCTACGTGCAGTTGAGCATTCAGCTGATGATAGGTAAGAATAGTCTGCGCCTCCACATTTATTTTCGTCTTGTTTTAGTTATTTGGTCGGTTTAAGTCGTTATTTTGTCGTTATTAATGGAACGTGTAGAATCATGTTTAACGTTTGTGTATGactatgtatttaaaatgttacttcAACAGTGGTCTTAACACTTACCGCCGTCACTGTGGTTATTATTACAGATATTGCCGGTGTCTTAAAGCTGTTCCAGCTTACGGTTAATTACTGCGGTTGTGCGGTGGGGTTCTTCGTGATAAATGAATATCGTGATTTCGCCCTCTCTCAGGCAGACAGGATGGATATCTGCGAGTGGATCATGCGCAGGAGTAGGCACGACAGCGAGCAGTCCTGCGGAAGCACGGTGGAGTACAACGACTTGGAGGCAGCCGAAGCCCTGGTGTGCATGAGTGcgtggggtcagaggtcacaccaGCCGGGCCCCTgcaagccccgccccctcacccccacctctgACTCCTGTgactccctcccccagcctgAACCTACAGAGCCTCCCAAGGACTTTGTCTCATTGTCTTCTCTGGTGAGAAACCcaaccctccacacacacatccacccacccacacacacacccccaccaacccacccacccacacacatacacacaacaagcacacacccacacacactcacacaaaccccacacaggtaaacacacacacacgcttaaaACCTGGATTATTGTTTGATCTGTAAACGTTTTAGTTCTGAGCGCATCATGTAAATATCGTAGGGTGTGCACTACAGCCAGGTTTGGGTCTGTGGTATCTCACTTCGACCTGTTTGCAGTAAACCTTGGCAGCGTTTATGGAGGCCGGGACAGGTGGTGAGAGATTAGATAAGAGAGGTCCCCGGGGCTCATGATTTTGCCGCTGGTAGTGCAGGCTCACCCTGGTGACATGGGGCTACCCGTCAACCTGAACAGCTCAGAGCTCCATCCTTCACCTGCCTCCATACTGCCAAAGCTACCTTATCTGCAGTGCAAACGCCCTGCTGCAGACAACAGGAACTCGGCTAGGATTCGGCAAACTGCAGCCATAAGGGAAGAGCGCAGGGCTGGGTTGGAAGATTTGTTAGAAGAAGCTTTCCATTGTGGCCCGGGGTTGGCATGGCGATTGACCGTATGCGCAcgcgctctgtctctctctctctttcagtgcaTGACCCCGCCCCACAGCCCCAGCTCCACCGAGGCCTTGACCACCACGGCCGCCCCCAGCTCCTCCGCCCCCGTGAGCAGGGCCTGCAGCTGCAGGGGTCCTCAGCCGGCCGACCTGCCGACCGCGCCCCCCTGCAGAGCCATGGCGACCAGCGTCATACGCCACACCGCTGACAGCTCCCCGTGCCAGCACATTCCAGCAGCCCCCCCAGCCGGCTCCCCTCCCGCTCCACGACAGGACTTGCGAAATGCAGTTTCGCCGTGCATGCGCCCCCCAgaggcccctccccccccgcagCCCGAGCCTCAGTGCAGCAACGTGGGCGGGATGCCCGGGAAAGACAGTGACATGCCCACCACCTTGTCCCAGCCCCCCATCTCCAGCCCACCAATCATCTGCCAGGTGGTGCCTGTCACAGGGCAGCCTGGCATGATTTCGACTTTCATCCAGGCTCAGGCGCCAGGGGTCAAGCCCATCCTGCCTCAGACAGccaccctcacacagccattCCTGGTGGGCTCCGCAGTGCCTCAGGGCACAGTGATGTTCGTGGTCCCCTCCTCGCCAGTGTCCCAGACTCCCCAGGGCCCGCAGACTGTCATGACTGTCGGTAACACCAAGCTGCTACCTCTGGCCCCTGCCCCCGTCTACTTGCCCCCAGGACAGAACAGCATCTCACACATGGACTTTTCCCGCCGACGGAACTACGTCTGCAACTTCCCTGGCTGCAGGAAGACCTACTTCAAAAGCTCTCACCTGAAAGCGCACCTCAGAACTCACACAGGTGGGTAGACACAGTTTTTCATATGAAGAAAATGGTGCAAGGTCAATTTCAAGGCCTGTTTCTAAAGTACGCTAAATTTAATCATGCAAGTTGCTATGTTATGtagcaaatatttttttggaatgtttctTAAATGATAGAAATttaactggggaaaaaatgatggCAATATGACAAATTCAGAAATTACATCCCTTTACTACTGAGAAAATGAGGTCAGAATTCAGAGTTGCTGAAGACCTGCTGTTTACCCATGCCATCAGTTCAGGTTATGTGGGCTTGTCACCTTACCTGACACTCTCCGTTTTTCCAGGTGAGAAGCCTTTCGGCTGCAACTGGGACGGCTGTGACAAGAAGTTCGCTCGCTCCGACGAGCTCTCACGCCACCGCCGGACGCACACGGGCGAGAAGAAGTTTGTGTGCCCCGTGTGTGACCGTCGCTTCATGCGCAGCGACCATCTGACCAAACACGCCCGCCGGCACATGTCCACCAAGAAGCTCCCCACCTGGCAGAACGAGGTTCGCAACCTCAACAAGATGGCCGCCGCCAAACCACCAGCACCCAGCCCAGTCCTTCCTGTCAGCATGCTTGTGCCTGCCTCAAACTAGCCAGAGCACTGCTCCAGGGACACCTCCCTCCCCAAAACCACAGtctggaggagggggaaggggggtgggaaCAAAATAAACTCCGCTGCTACTtgctcatggaaaaaaaaaaaaaaccccaaacatGCACTGGACTTAACcccttttttccttgttttgctcgtttgtattttttgcaaatgattctttttgttgttgtttacggtcatgttttacaaaattttaatgtATGCA encodes:
- the klf11b gene encoding Krueppel-like factor 11b isoform X1, which translates into the protein MQTFVTRQTSDVEQLSGADRMDICEWIMRRSRHDSEQSCGSTVEYNDLEAAEALVCMSAWGQRSHQPGPCKPRPLTPTSDSCDSLPQPEPTEPPKDFVSLSSLCMTPPHSPSSTEALTTTAAPSSSAPVSRACSCRGPQPADLPTAPPCRAMATSVIRHTADSSPCQHIPAAPPAGSPPAPRQDLRNAVSPCMRPPEAPPPPQPEPQCSNVGGMPGKDSDMPTTLSQPPISSPPIICQVVPVTGQPGMISTFIQAQAPGVKPILPQTATLTQPFLVGSAVPQGTVMFVVPSSPVSQTPQGPQTVMTVGNTKLLPLAPAPVYLPPGQNSISHMDFSRRRNYVCNFPGCRKTYFKSSHLKAHLRTHTGEKPFGCNWDGCDKKFARSDELSRHRRTHTGEKKFVCPVCDRRFMRSDHLTKHARRHMSTKKLPTWQNEVRNLNKMAAAKPPAPSPVLPVSMLVPASN
- the klf11b gene encoding Krueppel-like factor 11b isoform X2, whose amino-acid sequence is MDICEWIMRRSRHDSEQSCGSTVEYNDLEAAEALVCMSAWGQRSHQPGPCKPRPLTPTSDSCDSLPQPEPTEPPKDFVSLSSLCMTPPHSPSSTEALTTTAAPSSSAPVSRACSCRGPQPADLPTAPPCRAMATSVIRHTADSSPCQHIPAAPPAGSPPAPRQDLRNAVSPCMRPPEAPPPPQPEPQCSNVGGMPGKDSDMPTTLSQPPISSPPIICQVVPVTGQPGMISTFIQAQAPGVKPILPQTATLTQPFLVGSAVPQGTVMFVVPSSPVSQTPQGPQTVMTVGNTKLLPLAPAPVYLPPGQNSISHMDFSRRRNYVCNFPGCRKTYFKSSHLKAHLRTHTGEKPFGCNWDGCDKKFARSDELSRHRRTHTGEKKFVCPVCDRRFMRSDHLTKHARRHMSTKKLPTWQNEVRNLNKMAAAKPPAPSPVLPVSMLVPASN